The following proteins come from a genomic window of Nicotiana tomentosiformis chromosome 12, ASM39032v3, whole genome shotgun sequence:
- the LOC138903729 gene encoding acetyl-CoA-benzylalcohol acetyltransferase-like — translation MPLVLFYPHNPINSSYTLNYMVQQLTLNYMVQQLEESLSRILTHVYPVAGRFSESKRSINCQDQGITFIKANVNYQMDDFLQQARTNFDLQLHFWPQGIKNVDATNLFTIPLMVVQITIFQCGGFALSMSTAHPAIDGWTSFTFIYEGSKVCKLGISAENINFMSFNLVNIFGPRDISKMFKPSAIFPGKRLDTKLVAKKFVIDEVSLLKLRDKLTNCNNSGVLSFKPSRVEMITAILWRALLRASQAISGKWKPSLMSFPLNLRGKLKYPEAYNPFGNFIIEIPITFEPKVTDMALQDFIILIREKVQKIINYCDVASADDVVDMVANLYNESYGGREWGANDDFEEFTCSSLCRFHMQEADFGWGNPSLMHFGSRHNQVFWLYSTQCGTSIAVQMDLKENYMDFIERDQDFLAFTKI, via the coding sequence ATGCCTCTTGTTCTTTTTTATCCACACAACCCCATCAACTCTTCCTACACCCTTAATTATATGGTACAACAACTCACCCTTAATTATATGGTACAACAACTCGAAGAATCACTTTCTAGGATTTTGACTCACGTTTATCCAGTTGCTGGTAGATTTTCTGAAAGTAAACGTTCAATCAATTGTCAAGATCAAGGTATAACATTCATAAAAGCCAATGTCAATTATCAAATGGATGATTTTCTCCAACAAGCACGTACCAATTTCGACCTTCAATTGCATTTTTGGCCACAAGGAATTAAGAACGTGGACGCGACTAATTTGTTTACCATACCACTTATGGTTGTGCAAATTACAATTTTTCAATGTGGTGGATTCGCGTTATCTATGAGTACTGCACACCCTGCTATCGATGGATGGACAAGTTTTACGTTCATTTACGAGGGGTCAAAAGTGTGTAAATTGGGAATTTCAGCTGAAAACATCAATTTCATGAGCTTTAATTTGGTTAACATTTTTGGACCAAGAGATATATCCAAGATGTTTAAGCCTTCTGCTATTTTCCCAGGAAAACGTCTAGACACTAAATTGGTGGCCAAAAAGTTTGTTATAGATGAAGTCTCTTTATTAAAACTCAGAGACAAATTAACAAATTGTAACAATTCAGGTgttttaagttttaaaccttcacGAGTTGAGATGATCACAGCAATTTTATGGAGGGCTCTGCTTCGCGCTTCACAGGCAATATCAGGGAAATGGAAGCCATCATTAATGTCATTTCCATTAAATTTACGCGGTAAGCTTAAATATCCTGAAGCATATAACCCTTTTGGGAATTTCATAATTGAAATTCCAATAACATTTGAACCAAAAGTGACTGATATGGCGTTGCAAGACTTTATAATATTGATTAGAGAGAAAGTGcagaaaattattaattattgtgacGTAGCTTCAGCTGACGATGTTGTTGACATGGTGGCTAATTTATATAACGAAAGTTATGGAGGACGAGAATGGGGAGCTAACGATGATTTTGAGGAATTTACGTGCTCGAGTTTGTGCAGATTTCATATGCAAGAAGCTGATTTTGGATGGGGGAATCCAAGTTTAATGCATTTTGGATCAAGACATAATCAAGTGTTTTGGTTGTATTCTACACAATGTGGCACTAGTATTGCtgtgcaaatggatttgaagGAAAATTACATGGACTTCATTGAACGTGACCAAGATTTCCTTGCTTTTACCAAGATTTAG